Below is a genomic region from Sander vitreus isolate 19-12246 chromosome 15, sanVit1, whole genome shotgun sequence.
ATGGCTTTAATACTGTTCATGCTCACCCACTGACTTACTGGGACCCTCAATGGAATGGAGCcaatgttaaatgttatttacacctgtgttttTGCTGGTccacaagtcaaaatgtcataaaaggGTCTATTACATGTGAGGATTTGAGTAttcacaatacaatacattacaaTACTAACTGAATATTTTGCTCATAGACCCTATTGTTCATGTTCACAGTAAAACTGAATCAGAAATATACAATAATTTACAACATACTCATCTGTGATACATGACCCTATTTATATCCGACAAAAAAGATTCTATGCAGAAACAGAAAAGGtgtactgatgttttttttgctagTAGAAAATATAAAACGCTGGGCGCCTGGCTAGCTCACCTGGTATATGATagcccatatgcagaggctcagtcctcaataaaaaaaaaattaaaaaaaaattatatatataaaacgttGATTTGCTATTTTCAGGTAATTTTACCTCTGTACCCACCATCAAGCTGAATTCAGTGAAACACCCGTCAATGCTTGTGTGCAGTGCCTATAACTTTTATCCAAAACAAATCCGACTGACGTGGTTGCGCAACGGGCAGGAAGTGACCTCATCGGTCAGTTTTTCTGAAGTGATGTCTGATGGGGACTTTTACTATCAGATTCATTCCTACCTAAACCCCATCCCGACTCCAGGAGAAAAAATTACCTGCATGGTGGAACACTTCACCCTCTCTAAACCAGCGCTTCAGGTCTGGGGTCAGTATGCCACTTTGATGCAAACTGCTAACTGCAGGCTAATAAAATGTAagctgtataaataaaagtgTCTATTTTTCTAATTATTTTAGACCCCTCCCTTCCTGTGCCAGAACGGATTAAAATTGCCGTGGGACTGTCTGGTCTCATACTTGGTTTTGTCATGTTAAGCTCTGGATTCATCTACTACAAGAACAAGTCTAAAGCACACATCACTCTCTGTCAAGGTGAAGACATTAAATAAAAGATTTGATATAATATTATTAGTTGTTActtaattatatatttacaaCAGCAATACATAATTGTTcttatgctttttctttttgcagttgTAACAGGAAGAGTTTTGGTTCCACTGGAGGACGTCCCTGAAGTTGAAGCAACTTAGCAGTCAGAGCAAACAGTAGTATTGTTGACACATTTCATCCAAGATGGTCTCAATATGAAACTTAGTGTGTGTCTCAAGTCATAGTCACTATTGGGTGATGGCTAGGGTGGTGTGTTGTGCTTTTCAGCTTGTGGATGAAAGCCACTGACTACTAAACTGCAGTTTGCAGATAAGCATTGTATGTTAGCGACAGGAAGTACTTTACTATAACTGTTGTCATTTAGTATGTGTAAAGCCTTTGGGGTTGGATGGTGTAAATTCTGCTTGCAGCCAGTGAAAGCAGCTAGAGTTAGCAATACTTGGAGATGCTTAAATCTACTTTATTATGTGAATGATTGGGTTGTTGCAGTGGTGTAGcgggtatactgtactatataaatatatggaccAGAATGGACATATCAAAGTGGGGcatctgggtgtcctcccccggGGTAACTTTGAGTgtcaaagacttaatttcctatattctgatacactttaatgcaccaatttacggtggaaatacatGTATTTAGCCTAtcgaaagaaaacacagatgacaattcaaaatatatcaaaaatataatggaaagtatgttgttacatgtcattgtgcatttttaagtgggtatatggaaatcctggagctttcttaatGAGTATATTGCGTATActtgcgtatcacgtagactacaccactgggttGTTGATACTCAGAGAGAAAAGCTTCTGATGGGTTGGCTTTAATGACTCATGCCTGAGCATATGCTATGAGCTCCATGTCAGATTAGTTTTGGTAGGTGTTGTTAGATTTGGCCAATGGCCTCTGTTATGAGACCACCTTATAGACAGTCAACGTGGGGTAAAAACTAATTCTAAATCACACTGACAATTACTTTAATTCCAGCCctatatgtaatgtaatggtttagtcaatatttcagtttttcagctgtttaacaaacacaaatttccgCATAAGCCAGACACTGTTGCAGGTTAAATATCAGTAGTTTGACCAGTCAGGTTGAATATGAGAATGGACAAGGAGGGCCAGTATATTCCAGTCTTTAGACAGTAAAGCTTCCAGCAAAAAAGGTTGGAAAGACGACAGTACTGTAGATGCTGGAAGGGGATATCAAGGATAAGGGTGAAAAAGTTACAGTGATGTGTAATTGAAAAACATTTCTAATTGCATGTGCTGTAGTTGGATAGTAAACTTAATGTAACAGAAATTGTAAAAGAAACCCCTTTTAACTGTATGaacactaaaaaaataaataatttggtgaaatctgtttgtgttgtgtcgAATTGGTGTTGAATGACAAGGATTTTTCAAGTCGGTCGAGTGGTCAGTTGGTCTACCTCTTTGGTGCTCAATGAAATATCtccacaactattggatggttGTGGTGCCCAGACGATTAATCACTTCCAAACAGCACTTTTGGACTGATGACAAAACTTACACTGATAATTCCGAATTCTGATTCTTCCACACCTCACAGTTTCTCTGCTCATCCCTCACCCTGTTTTTCCCAAGAACAGAAAAACCTTGTATTTGCAAATATGTAAGGTCCACAACCATCTTCTGTTTCTCCCACAGCACTGCCCTACTCCACAAACACTGCTCTTTGCCCAGTCCTAAGCCTCCCTGCCCTTATTGCACCTGTCACTGCTGGCATTATATCATGCCAAAACTGGGGTTTTTAACGAGCTTCTCTTTTTGCAGTTGCTTCTTCTTCTATGCTGATCATCTGCCTTGTCCTTAACCATCAACAGTAGGGATCCACAGCTTCCCCAAGTTACAGTAGGCTCCACCAAGGCAGAGGAAATATGAGTTAGTACAAAGTAGATGGAGAGGCTGATATTGTATGCAAGACCAAACCAGGATAGCACTTGTGGTCAAtggttttctttctcccttgtTTTTTGTGCCCTTTTCTCTATAAATCTCAAAAGGGctgtaaaaaaatacactgtGCTCTCTCTATGCATAATAAATGGGTGGTTTTCCCCAAGCAACCTGAAATTCAAGTTGTACCAAAACAGAGAGGACAAAAGGCTTATGTAACAAGGGGAAAATCACCTGCTTCTTGTTAAAGGCTCAAGAAGAATTTACTAAAAATATTGTGTACTGCTGGTAGAGTAAATGATTCTTAAGTTGTAGTCGGCTGCACATCAGTACAGCTCCACAGTCTACAGTTGAAACGGTTTATGTATGTTATGTTGATGACACAGATGACATAAATTAAAAATCCGCAATGCTGCTAATGTATGTCACACCTCAGTATCCACCTGTGGGCTTTGCTTCTCCTTTGTTTTCCACAGGGGGGTTGATTGATCTCTCCCTGCTCCTGCTTTTTATTGACTTTAGCCTCTTTTACGCAGAGTTACCACAATACTGTTGTAAAGAAGATCCTCCATTGCGCTGGCTTTGCTTTTTTTACACGGAACCTAAAACATACCGATATTCCAGAAGTAAAAGAGGCGTGACGTGTAACTTAACAGCGTTggcgtctggtgtgtgtgtgtgtgtgtgtgtgtgtgtgtgtgtatgtagtccCGCCTTGCTAGCTGTCCCTTTTACACAGACATTAATATGGCTTTGTTACTACCTCTGCTGCTGGCTTAATGGCAGAACAACTCTTTCCCCACATTCCGTGTTCGTGCCTTTTATACAGAACCGCAACATTCCCGCTTTGAACAGGCTGTGTCAAAGGGACTTTTGAATTAAGTTTTGCAGGGAGCGTGATTAAACAGAGTCTGGATGGCAAAGTGACATTTATATTCACATTTCTTCTCAATTTAATTGCTCTATTCAGTATGTGAGTTGACTCACAACATGTTGCAGACACCCTGGACATCACATCAGTTCCAAAAACTGTGCGTGTACCTGTAATCAATCAAGATTCTACTCCATACCTGCAAATCTCCAGGCCTAAGAGCTGAACCTGGGGTGACAGCGCCCCCTCTCTGTGGAACTCACTCCCTAACCAAATCAAAAATGAACCCACACTGTCAACATTCAAAAAGGCCCTCAAAACCAACCTCTTTAAACTTACCTTCCCCAGCTAACCCCCCTCTTGCAATCTTTTTTATTGTCGTTATTAAATGTCTacgtttttatttgtattctaTATAGTCCCTGTAAAGGGCTTTGAGGACTTTTGATAtatttaataattataaatTTGGCAACATTCATTAATTCGAGTTGTGACTCACGGCACGCCTCTTGATCTCTGCTTGTGTCTCTGACTCTTCTCTCATACTAGTTCACTTTGTGTAACCTCGGCGTCTTCAGAGTTTTTGGGATGTGGGAATCTCATCCTTTTCTCAATAAATCATCCCATCTTTCAGTCCTTCTCATCagtaaaggctgatttatacttctgcgtgaAAATCTATGCCGTTGCTACGCACGTAGGTACGTGAAGACACaaacctacgccggaccctacgccgtagcctgacgttgATGgtaagcaggtataatgtttaccatgtttaccatttagcatgttagcattctaaCAGCGCTAAACATAGTTTTGTACAGCTGAGGCTCatgggaatgtcattatttttgcaGGTTTTTAGTCATAAACCTAAGTGCTGGACACAATTTTACCTTATGATGGTGCTATATAAAAAGTCAGTGATGACCAGTCATTACAATTGATCCGTTTGAGGACATGAGTCTCtataccaaatgtcatggcagtccatccaatagttgttaagaTATTTAACTCAAAAGCACAAAAAGGAAGTGAGAAAAACTAGAAAGATGGAAAGAGTTAGTAAGCAAAGGAATGTCGgcagagaaaaggagaaagtgACATGCATCATATAAATGGGAAGAGGAACAGGAGTACGTAGTGGGGAGGGCAAGAGAGAGACAGCTGCCTCAATCAAGTCCTGttatgtaacgttaatgttagtttCCTAAACATTTCTTTTGCAGCACTGCCCTCTTATTTCTCTCTTATTCCTGCTCAGCATCTTTACCTCTATTTGACACTCAACCTTAGTCCAATCGTCTCCCcaccctttttttcctcctgctGCTTGTATGCATATGAACGCATCATTTCAGTAGGCCACCCAGTGTGCTGCCAGGCAGGGAGTAAAGATGATGCATAAGGGAGTGATCCGTAGTGAGTTGTCTTGACGTTATGTAATGTTTGGTTCAATGACCTCAGACACTGCAGAGATGCAGGATGAGAACACGGGTGGGGAGGAAGACAGCGAGAAAGGGGTAGCGAGGGAAACACGACAGGAGAGTGCTCCCTCCCACCTGCAACGATCAGTATTAATAAATTACGCCCCTCCACACATCTTTGACATAGTTTACAGTGTGTAATGCAGTGTTTTGCTCCTGGCAAGTGGATTTACTGTAAGAATACCTATCTGTGAGTTTCAGGGCTGGTTATTTCCACTTTAATTAATTTATGTAGTTGAacactacattttatttgttgccACTAGTAAAGTGCAAGTAAATGACACCCAGTGATGCTCATTTAAGCAAAACTAATGCAATTAAATTCACCTCCATTGTAGTGAGGTGTAGGCAGAAATCCTATAACCTggttacataaaacaaacatctgTATACATTTCTAATATTGTTGCTGTGCATCAAACAAGTGATATTTCATTTTACTCCCTCCCTTCAATTGTCCCGTAAAGAAGCACAACAAATGATTAACATCCATGGGTCTACCTCGGTACATCTTGTGTAAGAGCTGTAGCATTTTTGTTTCTAatattacaaaatacaaaatcctGCAACCTTTGAGTGTACAGAGAGTCTAGAAAATACCCATCAGTTTAGGTTAACTAAAGGGAGCAAGCAAACACAAGGCATACACTGGTAGAATCTGAACCTCCTGTTCCTCCTGAAGAAACACTGACACTCCCTTATCTTGCTCTCAGACCTGTCACGCTTCATTGCTCTTGGCTGCTGCACTGAGTCAAGCCATGTAATTAGGAAAGGCAATGTGTGGCACAGCATAGTGTTGAGCTACCACCAATACATGGCTTCCCCGAGCCAGCTGCCATCCTTGGCATCCTCTTACACTGCGTATGTGACCAACTGCCATGGCATGTGAATTTATCAAACCTATTATCGGGAGTTAACGCTCACCTTCATGTTCTGCTGTATCAGCGTGAGTGGAGAAAATGCACTCACTCTAAACAGCATGCCCCCATTTCTGCTGAAAcagcaacgtgtgtgtgtgtgtgtgtgtgtgtgtgtgtgtgtgtgtgtgggcttgtttaactatattcgtggggtccaaaaaccgggagtccagtatacttgtggggtcccgacagctttgcggggccaaaatgctggacacTCACGACACTTGTCCCTACAGAGCGCAGAGGCATTAATTACTCTGTCTGTggttacattttaattacacGTTAGCATTGTGCCCAGTATTGTCTTATGTgaagtgtgcgtgtgcgtgtgtgtgtgtgtgtgtgtgtgtgtgtgtgtgtgtgcgtgtgtattgtgcatgtgtgtgtgtctctctctctgtgactgATTGTCTTGATAAAGTTCAGCTGGTGATATTAgcagtgtgttatgtgtgtgttaaaacaGGAATATTTAAACTCAGCTGAAACATCAGTCGTTGCAGAGCTCAAGTTCTGTGCCTTAACAAGATCAGCGGTCTTCCCTTTATATCtctgttgtcttgttttgtggactggtagctggagaggtacCCCTGGGTCGGCCAAGGTGGCACCTAATCCCCAACTGCTTGGGGCACCTTTAACGGCAGCTCCCTTACtgtgacatctctccatctgtgcatgtataggtcttgagcatgtgtgtgtatttcacgcttgtgtgtaatgtgtgtaactaacaacagagtaaaaaaaattgaatttccccttgcaggattaataaagtatgttttcttcttttcatgttCCTTTGGTTCTGTGGTCCAtgtaaaatgcaaagacagccTGGTTATGATTTCATTGCGTTGATATTatcaactttattttgaaatgtaactgtaactt
It encodes:
- the LOC144529933 gene encoding class II histocompatibility antigen, B-L beta chain-like, coding for MDIHNYLFFVVFSLFNPVFTDEDYAQVTACCTFKGPGLKDTEYILEGRSNKKLIKQYNSTRGNWIGFTAYSTEILKTYNADPSDAMERAFENNILCTNNIEYIQQLGNFTSVPTIKLNSVKHPSMLVCSAYNFYPKQIRLTWLRNGQEVTSSVSFSEVMSDGDFYYQIHSYLNPIPTPGEKITCMVEHFTLSKPALQVWDPSLPVPERIKIAVGLSGLILGFVMLSSGFIYYKNKSKAHITLCQVVTGRVLVPLEDVPEVEAT